One genomic window of Bacillus mycoides includes the following:
- a CDS encoding antitoxin YezG family protein, translating to MEKELNRLYREIAETVNDMIPEEWEGFYFYAQISETGGGTYFFYNTIRSEKKYTYSVEIPFKYEIDEIEFERKEDSLYRLSKELRNVFKDNQQELWYAFTMSLEHSGKFNMHFDYTNWFDTEYSFSDQMIIWKYKYLGELPIDENDKVLIKKYDSEFLNNPI from the coding sequence TTGGAAAAAGAACTGAATAGGTTATATAGAGAGATAGCGGAAACGGTTAATGACATGATTCCGGAAGAGTGGGAGGGATTTTATTTTTATGCTCAAATATCAGAAACGGGAGGGGGAACTTACTTTTTCTATAACACCATCAGAAGTGAAAAAAAGTATACATATAGTGTGGAAATTCCTTTTAAATATGAAATTGATGAAATTGAATTTGAAAGAAAAGAAGATTCTTTATATAGATTGAGTAAAGAATTAAGAAATGTTTTCAAAGATAATCAGCAAGAACTTTGGTACGCCTTTACGATGTCGCTTGAACATAGTGGGAAATTTAACATGCATTTCGATTATACAAATTGGTTCGATACAGAATATAGTTTTAGTGATCAGATGATTATTTGGAAATATAAATACTTAGGAGAATTACCAATTGATGAAAATGATAAAGTCTTAATCAAGAAGTATGATAGTGAATTTCTGAATAATCCCATTTAA
- a CDS encoding Imm30 family immunity protein, with amino-acid sequence MDTQEYLKRLYDSRLLQNENEIREFNESCIRVIECNDVSVIPDLCLVFDDDTEQFDVMFSLIHGIESLYENNIEEGLKYIATAAPSMMSGAKDWVEIIHYRILNNPQIRTVYGKVLSQFNPSITSGIKELLLEIKNEDPDMFSESVNEVIKLI; translated from the coding sequence TTGGATACTCAAGAATATTTAAAGCGATTATATGATAGTCGTTTGCTGCAAAATGAAAATGAGATACGAGAGTTTAATGAGTCATGCATACGAGTAATCGAGTGTAATGATGTTTCTGTTATTCCAGATTTGTGTTTAGTTTTTGATGATGATACGGAACAGTTTGACGTTATGTTTAGTTTGATTCATGGGATAGAGAGCTTATATGAAAATAATATAGAAGAGGGATTGAAATATATTGCTACAGCTGCTCCGTCGATGATGAGTGGCGCTAAAGACTGGGTAGAGATTATACATTACAGAATACTCAATAATCCGCAAATAAGAACGGTGTATGGAAAAGTACTTTCGCAATTTAATCCATCCATTACGAGTGGCATTAAAGAACTATTATTGGAAATAAAAAATGAAGATCCTGATATGTTTAGTGAATCTGTTAATGAAGTCATTAAGCTTATCTAA
- a CDS encoding SMI1/KNR4 family protein, whose translation MDNFTLNPLDYIECVMKNNGSHVSPEVFEVEGKRKVFGTLLTYDMDDDENIIEVFHDYNDTLPRALVPFAFDPAGNLICFDYKNHKEAPIVVFWEHEDAWEKETLMESEGITAEEAEEVARENVFFVANNFKEFLNKLHD comes from the coding sequence ATGGATAATTTCACATTAAACCCTTTAGATTATATAGAATGTGTAATGAAGAATAATGGATCACATGTTAGCCCAGAAGTATTTGAAGTTGAGGGGAAGAGAAAAGTTTTTGGCACATTACTAACTTATGATATGGATGATGATGAAAATATTATTGAGGTATTTCATGACTACAATGACACATTACCGAGAGCATTGGTGCCATTCGCATTTGATCCAGCAGGAAATTTAATTTGCTTTGATTATAAAAATCATAAAGAAGCTCCAATTGTTGTCTTTTGGGAACATGAAGACGCATGGGAAAAGGAAACATTGATGGAAAGTGAAGGGATTACGGCAGAAGAAGCAGAGGAAGTAGCGAGGGAAAATGTATTTTTTGTGGCTAATAATTTTAAGGAGTTTTTAAATAAATTACATGATTAG
- a CDS encoding SMI1/KNR4 family protein, giving the protein MGVKKWLFSGDYLAEDKIVEVESLFGFSLPGDYKNCVMESDGGYPEPNTFDCDSGRIEAVFNDLISLTDEDLNIKMFSEFAIQKLIPFGRDPFGNLICFDYRQNKNEPTVIFYNHEEQNESAIEPICNTFTELLNRLYY; this is encoded by the coding sequence ATGGGAGTGAAAAAATGGCTTTTTTCAGGAGATTATTTAGCTGAAGATAAAATAGTTGAAGTAGAAAGTTTATTCGGATTTTCCCTTCCCGGTGATTATAAAAATTGTGTAATGGAAAGTGATGGAGGTTATCCAGAACCAAATACGTTTGATTGTGATAGTGGAAGAATTGAGGCGGTCTTCAATGATTTGATTAGTTTAACTGATGAAGACTTAAATATAAAGATGTTTTCTGAATTTGCCATACAAAAATTGATTCCCTTTGGTAGAGATCCTTTTGGAAATTTAATTTGTTTTGATTATCGACAGAACAAGAATGAACCAACAGTTATATTTTATAATCATGAAGAACAAAATGAGAGTGCAATTGAGCCAATTTGTAACACATTTACGGAATTGCTTAATAGATTGTATTATTAA